In one window of Bradysia coprophila strain Holo2 chromosome IV unlocalized genomic scaffold, BU_Bcop_v1 contig_106, whole genome shotgun sequence DNA:
- the LOC119070905 gene encoding uncharacterized protein LOC119070905: MISSAIKLSVAILLLSGLSEQSLNTGPCSNYTVPVARSFTPESLCLKTWYLISTDDEGLPYHLSGCIKFFHTVFLGTGNVETVETAKNLETNERTVSISSMKFSGTDGTYVYTTEGVPSQDTKILLTDTKTYYVEFSCADEGSEANCYVGIFSSAPIMDTVKLDAIHNYLEAYNIKRSNFRMVEQSPTICGL, from the exons ATATTGCTTTTAAGCGGCTTGTCTGAACAATCATTAAACACTGGTCCATGTTCAAATTACACAGTTCCCGTTGCACGGTCATTTACTCCAGAATCA TTATGTCTTAAAACTTGGTATCTGATCTCTACTGACGATGAAGGATTGCCGTACCATCTGTCGGGCtgtatcaaattttttcatacaGTATTTCTCGGCACTGGAAATGTGGAGACCGTGGAAACGGCTAAAAATTTGGAGACAAATGA ACGTACAGTGAGCATTAGTTCCATGAAATTCTCAGGCACCGACGGAACCTACGTTTATACAACAGAAG GTGTACCAAGCCAGGATACCAAAATCCTTTTAACCGATACTAAGACCTATTACGTCGAATTCAGTTGCGCGGATGAAGGCAGTGAAGctaatt gCTACGTGGGAATCTTCTCATCGGCTCCAATAATGGATACTGTAAAATTGGATGCAATTCACAATTACTTGGAGGCATACAACATCAAAAGATCGAACTTTAGAATGGTTGAACAAAGTCCAACCATATGTGGTTTGTAG
- the LOC119070655 gene encoding phenoloxidase-activating factor 2-like has product MLRLILLLSLASYAICTDPPTGGSLDDLINNVFTKGPDGNGDNQPINNGGNIPNNNGGNIPNNNGGNIPNNNGGNVPNGNNGETFPNTNGVNPCKVGECVPYYQCSNGTLITDGEGLLDIRFGGDEGTTEERPCNGYLQTCCSHKSDIPLIPDVKINDGCGFRNLEGVGFRIKGDKDNEAQYGEFPWTVAILKEERALDKVLNVYQCGGSLIHPSVVLTAAHCVSGKEPGTLKIRAGEWDTQTKDEIFPHQDRQVSEYIIHEQYYKGGLFNDVALLFLVKPVDIAENVNTICLPPQNTNFDLTRCFASGWGKDLFGKEGKYQVILKRVELPVVPRDKCVRELRKTRLGPHFELNNSFICAGGERGKDTCKGDGGSPLVCPIPNTINQYYQAGIVAWGIGCGDATPGVYVNVPLFRNWIEEKLQYKRIPTTSFIPGAY; this is encoded by the exons ATGTTACGACTGATTTTACTGCTCAGCTTGGCATCATATGCTATTTGCACTGACCCTCCAACTGGAGGAAGTCTAGACGATTTGATAAACAATGTTTTCACGAAAGGCCCTGATGGAAATGGGGACAATCAACCAATCAACAACGGTGGTAACATACCCAATAACAATGGCGGTAACATACCCAATAACAACGGCGGTAACATACCCAATAACAACGGTGGTAATGTTCCAAATGGAAATAACGGCGAAACCTTCCCAAATACTAACGGCGtgaat CCATGCAAAGTGGGAGAATGTGTTCCCTACTATCAATGCTCTAATGGTACACTCATTACCGACGGCGAAGGACTGTTAGATATTAGATTCGGAGGAGATGAGGGCACTACAGAAGAACGTCCGTGCAATGGATACTTACAGACTTGCTGTTCACATAAATCGGACATACCACTTATTCCCgatgttaaaataaatgacgGCTGTGGCTTCCGAAACCTTGAAGGAGTTGGTTTCCGTATTAAAGGTGACAAGGACAACGAGGCTCAATATG GTGAATTCCCATGGACTGTTGCAATTTTGAAAGAGGAAAGAGCTCTGGACAAAGTACTAAACGTTTACCAATGTGGTGGCTCTTTGATTCATCCATCAGTCGTACTAACCGCCGCCCATTGTGTGTCCGGAAAAGAACCAGGTACACTCAAGATCCGAGCTGGAGAATGGGATACACAAACAAAAGACGAAATCTTCCCGCATCAGGATCGACAGGTATCGGAGTACATTATCCACGAACAGTACTACAAAGGTGGACTTTTCAATGATGTGGCGTTGTTGTTTTTGGTGAAACCAGTGGATATTGCTGAAAATGTGAACACGATTTGTCTTCCACCAcaaaacacgaactttgacttAACGCGTTGTTTTGCATCCGGATGGG GAAAAGACTTGTTCGGTAAAGAAGGCAAATACCAAGTAATCTTGAAGCGAGTTGAGCTGCCAGTCGTACCGAGAGATAAATGTGTGAGAGAATTAAGAAAGACCCGACTCGGACCACACTTTGAGCTGAACAACAGTTTCATCTGTGCCGGTGGAGAGCGTGGAAAGGATACATGCAAAGGGGATGGAG GCTCACCGTTAGTTTGTCCTATTCCGAATACCATTAACCAATACTATCAAGCTGGCATCGTTGCTTG GGGCATCGGTTGCGGTGATGCTACTCCAG GTGTTTATGTCAATGTTCCTCTGTTCAGAAATTGGATCGAAGAGAAATTGCAGTACAAACGTATTCCGACCACATCATTCATACCAGGAGCCTATTAA